The following DNA comes from Enterobacter sp. SA187.
CTGGCATCTGATGTGTGCGGAACAGTATTAAAGGAGTAGCAAGCGATGAAACAAGAAGAACTGACACGTAAAGCTGAAGAAGAGATTTCCGCGCTGATAGCTAAAAAAATCGCTGAGATCAGGAAGAAAACCGAGAAAGAGGTTTCTGAGATAGAATTTGTTCCCCGCGAGACGATGACCGGACTCGAAGGTTATGACGTTAAAATAAAGCTGCTGTGAGCTGCAGCCAACGACGCCACAGGAATTGCCGTAATAACGGGAACATACCGTTCCCGTTTATTATTTAACCGGCTCAATTAATTCCGTCCCCTGGTTTCTGATATTGCCCACCGCACGGGTAACCGGATGCCAGATAAATTCTTCCGCCGGTATCGCACCATCAGCGGCAATATCACTGGCTTCGCTGCCGCTAATCTCCTGGCGCATCCACTCCCTGGCCGCGTCTGGCGTTAACACCAGCGGTCGACGGTCATGAATATCCACCAGCCCTTTATCCGCCGCTGCGGTGACAATCAAAAAGCCTTCCGCTTCATCGCCGCGCTCAAAGGGCGTGCTGCCGATGGCGGCCATAAAGATTGGCTGACCATTAGCACGATGAATAAAATAAGGCTGTTTTCTATCGCCTTCTTTTTTCCATTCAAACCAGCCGTCCGCAAAGCAGATCGCCCGGCCATGCAGCCAGAGCGGTTTAAACATTCTGCTGGTGGCTGCGGTTTCGACACGGGCATTAATAAGCGGCGCTTTGCTCCACCAGCCGGGCGCGTACGACCACAGCACAGGATCGAGATAGAGCTTTTCGTCGCGCTCGCTCATCAGTAAAACCTTTGTTCCCGGCGCGACGTTATAACGACCTATAGGTTGTGGATCGAAGGCAATGTCGCGCTCCGTTTCCTCCACCAGAAAGGCGAGGTACTCTTCCCGGCTCTGTGCCTGGGCAAATCTTCCGCACATAAACTTCTCCGGTGATAACAACGTGCCCGGCGGCGCTGGCTTGCCGGGCCTGATTAAATACAAAACAAACACCCCGGCTCAGGGCCGGGGCGTTTATTTTTAAATATCAGTGTGCGCCTCAGAACCAGTGGTATTTGGACGATAGCGTCATAACCAGTGCGGCAGCGGCAAGCAAATTAAGAAGAACGGCAGTTCTGCTGGAAATATTCATCTTCGCATCCTTCACGTGACAACGTGGATGTTGGTAATACAGTAAGGCCAAAACAACTTCCCTGAGTGTAGTGAGGACTGACGATTTTGCCTCGTCAAATAGTCTTATTTTTTGTCGGAAAAGAATTTTCGGACAAGTTTGATGACTATCAATCTTCAGAGGCGTCAGATTCGTCTTATCTGTTATCATCACCGGCGCCTGAAATTACATAAAACGGAGAACAGACGTGACCATTTTTGACACCCTGCTGGCGTACAGTCTTGCCGCCACGTTACTGACGCTGACCCCCGGTCTGGATACGGCGCTAATTCTGCGCACGGCCTCCGTCGAGGGAAAAAGAGCGGCGTTTAACGCGGCTATGGGTATTAACGTAGGTTGTTTTATCTGGGGAGCGATGGTGGCCTTTGGCCTCGGCGCCCTGATTGCGGTGTCGGAACTGGCGTACAACATCCTTAAGTATTGCGGCGCAGCCTATCTTTGCTGGCTGGGGATCTCTATGTTGCTGCGTCCGGGTAGCGGTTTACCCGTCAGCGAAAGTGGCAAAACCACGCATAACTGGTTTCTGAAAGGTATGCTGGGGAATGTGCTGAATCCGAAGATGGGTGTGTTTTATGTCTCGTTCCTGCCGCAGTTTATTCCCCACGGACAGCCGCTCATTGCCTGGACCTTCGGGCTGGTGGCGATCCATGTAATGATCGGTATGAGCTGGTCAACAACGCTGATCCTGGCAACGCGTCCGCTGGCGAGCTTCCTGAAGCGCGAAAAGGTTTCCCGCTGGATGGATCGCAGCACAGGCACGCTGTTTATTCTGTTTGCCACTAAGCTGGCGCTGAGTAAGCGCTAAGCAAAAACGGGCGCGCGATGCGCCCGTTCCTGACATTATGCTGCGCTATCACGCAGCTTAAACACCTGCACCATCTCCAGCAGCCTGTGCGCCTGATCCTGCATGGCGTGCGCCGCGGCAGAAGACTCCTGCGACAGCGTGGCGTTCTGCTGCGTGGCGGTGTCCATATGCGTCATTGCGATATGCACCTGGTCGATCCCCACGCTCTGCTCATTGCTGGCAATTGAAATGGTGTCCACCAGTTGGCTCACGCGCTCGACGCTGCGCACGATCTCCTGCATTGCGCTACCGGCGTTATTCACCAGTTTATTGCCGTCGCTGATCCGATTTACCGAGCGTTCGATTAGCTCACCGATCTCTCTGGCGGCAGTAGCAGAGCGCTGCGCCAGGGCGCGCACTTCGCTCGCCACCACCGCAAAACCCCGCCCCTGATTGCCAGCCCGCGCCGCTTCCACTGCCGCATTGAGCGCCAGAATGTTCGTCTGGAAGGCGATGCTGTCAATCACGCCGATAATGCTGCTGATCTCGCTGGCGAGCAGGTTAATATCGCGCATGGTATCCACCACTTTCTCCACCACGTTACCACCCTGGCCTGCGGTGGCGCAGGCTTCGCGGGTCAGGGTGCTGGCGATGCGCGAGTTCTCGGTGTTGTTTTTCACCACCGAAGTCAGCTGTTCCATCGACGCCACGGTCTGCTCCAGCGCGCTGGCCTGCGCTTCATTGCGGGCCGACAGCTCCAGGCTACCGGTGGCGATCTGCTTCGAGGCGCTGGCGATAGTCTCGGTGCCATTGCGCACGCCGTTGACGATACCGGTCAGGTTATCGTTCATCTCCCGCAGGGCGCGCATCAGCAGGGCGGTTTCATCGCGTCCGCTGACGGCGATAGTGGTTTGCAAATCGCCGGCGGCCACGCGGCGCGCCACGGATACGGCCTGCGCCAGCGGACGAGTAATGCTGCGTACCAGCCACCAGGTGATCATCAGACCGGCTATCAGCGTCAGGGCCATCGCCAGCAACAACAGATATTTAGTTTGCTGATACAGCGCCATGTTGCGATCGTGCGTCTGCTGGCGGATGCGATCTGCCTGTTTGAGCGTGGCGGCTACCGTCTCGTCGATCATGCGCGTCGGTTCCCGATCAATGCCGGACACCAGCTTATCCACCCGCTGCGCGCTGGAAGGATCCTGGATATCGTACTGGGTCAGCGCAGCGAGATAATGCGCCTCAAGCTCGCTATGCAGCTGGCGGGTTCGTTCCACCAGCCCGGTATCCAGCCCGATTTGCGGCAGCAGGGTAGCAAGTTCCGTCAGCAGCGCCTGGGTTTTCTGGCTCTGGGCGACAAATGCATTTTTATATTTATCGAAGCTGTCCTGTCCCTGACCGCCGCGCAGCAGCGTATTTTTCCACTCCTGCACCTGAATTTTGAACTGTACCTGTGCATTTCGCGCCGTATCGATACTTTGCGTCACACGTTTTTCCGTCGCCATAATGTGCTGATTCTGCGTCAGCCCGTCGGCGTTAATCACTAATCCTCTGCTGCCGATAAACAGCGTCGCCAGCAGCAGTACCGCAGCCAGTAAACCGAGCCGCTGCCCGATAGTAAGGTGGTTAAGTTTCATTGTATCTGTAGTTCCTGAGGTCAAGGGTGCCATCGGAATGACGAGCACACAGGTATCGACCCGGCGGCGACGGGCTTTAATGGCGGGAGTGCGGTAAAAAGCAGCAAAGTGGCGTTAATCGGTTGATATGCAATAACTATATAATTTTATGACATATTTATGACAGGCGGCAAAATAGCCAAAAGCCGCCTGTTTAACCCGCTACAGGAAATTGCGCAGCGACGCCACGTCAAGAGGACTGGCTTCGGTGAGCCATGCGGGGATTGCCTCTGGCGGCACCGGGCGCGAGAAAAAGTAGCCCTGCGCTTCGTCGCAGCCATAGGACTGCAACAGCATGGCGGTCTCTTTATCTTCCACACCCTCAGCCAGCACCAGATAATTCAGATCCTTGAGCATCATAATCACGTGACGGGCGATAATGCGGCTGCCGGGATCGGTGGTCAGCTGGCTAATCAGCGAACGGTCGAGCTTGATAATATCAATGGGAATACGGCGTAAGTAGCTGATATTACTGTAACCCGCGCCAAAGTCGTCGAGCAGGATCTTAAAGCCCTTCATTTTCAGCCGATCCAGTTCACAGAGCGCCTGCTCGCTCTCCAGCACTTTTTCTGTTTCCAGGCATTCAATGCGAATATCCTGCGCCACCAGGCCTGCCTCAAGGATCTGCTGCTCCAGCATATCGGCAAAACCGGGGCAGGAAAAATCGCTGACCGTCACGTTGATGGATACCGGCAGCAGAATGCCCGCCGCCCTCCAGCGCCTGAGCTGAGCGATCACGGTGCGGATCACCCAGTGGGTAATGTCGTTCATCAACGTGGTTTTCTCCGCCAGCGCCACAATGGTGGCGGGGGAAATATTGCCCAGCACAGGATGCTGCCAGCGCAGCAGCGCCTCGCATCCTTCGGTGAAACCGGTGTGCAGGGATATTTTCGGCTGATAGACCAGATAAAACTGATCCGGCGCTTTGATGGCCTCGCTCAAATCGTAAAGCAATTTAAAATCGCTGTTGCGCTTCTCATCGAACGCGCGGTCGAAGGGCAGGACAGGAATATGCTGGCGAATCGCTTCATGCAGTGCGCTGATCCCCTGGCGTAATATCTCTTTCGGATCCTCAATACCGGGCCGGAAATTCACGTAGCCGGTAAAGATTTTCAGGCGAATGTCGATGTCGCCGCGAATTTTCGCCTCAATGTCCGGCAGGTTTTCCGCTTTTTTGATCAATGTTTTTGCGTATTCGCTGTCAATTAACAGCGCAAAGCGTCCCGGTGCGAAAGCATATAACGGCGTGGTGGCCGGTAATTTTAACCGCAGGCGTAAAAGTGGCCCGAAGCCGCGCAGCATTTTCTCCACGGCGCTCAGCCCAAGATAGCGTGAAAGCTCGTAGGCCTGTGGCATATCAATGCAGTCAAACAGGATAAGCGTAGAGGGACGATGAGCGGTCTCCAGCCCTATGCGCTCCATCTCTTTCAGTAAAAACTGCCGGTTGGGCAGGCCGGTTAACGCATCCACCCGCCCTAAAGAGTACCAGGCTTCCAGATAGGTGCAGGCCAGCGAAGCGATACGCAGGAAATTTTCCGTTTGCTGTGCATCAGGTTCAAGCGGCGTCGGATGGCTGACGCACAGCGTGCCAAGCACGAACCCCTCTTTGGTCTGTAATGGCGCAGCGGCATAAAAAATAACGTGACCGTTCAGCGACAGTTCATGATCGCGAAAGCGATCGTCAAGGCGCGTATCGTTACAGATAATGGCATTGCAGCTTTTTACTGAATGCTGGCACATCGAATCTACAATCGGCATTTTCAGCGGAATAGCCGGATTGTTTTTCACAAATTTAATGTACTGATGCTGATCATCAAAAATAGTAACAAAACAGCCATCAACGCCCATGATTTCACTGGCGAGACAGGCAAATTCGCCCAGCGCAGCATCACGGGCGCTGTCCTGTTCCTTAAGTAACGCCAGGGCCGCCAGTCGTTTGGTTTCATTTTTATTCAGGCCGGTGAACATAAGGCGCTCCTGCTCAGAACGGTGCTGAGTCTGGGGAAGAATTTTTGCAGGGAAGAGTTATTTTTAGCGTATGGCGGGGATCACCACCAGCCGAACTGGGATCCGGCAACGGCGGCGATAGCAATAATCAGCATAATAATGGTGGTTTTTCTCACGTAAGTCTCCCGAAAGGCGCTGCTGGCCGGACAATGTACATAATGGCAATCAGTATTTTCTTATACGATAACGGATTACTGCGCCGCGTTAAATGAGACTTTCATTGCCAGCGTGAAAAACCCGGCCCGGTGGCATCCTGAGGGGAGGGTGACAGAACGGCCTTCGCCAGGGTAAACTTCGTTTTCGGATTTATCTTAAACATCTTTAACGAAGCACGAGAGCAGCATGTACTTGTTAAAACCGGGCAGCCAGGCCTTAATCATTGGCGCGCAGACCCCTGTCGGTCGTCGTAATATTGGTAAATCGGTAGAGCTGTTCGGCCTCTGCCAGCCGGGTGAGCGTTTTCTCAACCCCGTGAATGGGGTGATGACGCAGATGCCAGATAACGCGCCGCGCGCGCTGTGGCTGGTGATCGGCGATGTCTTTACCTTTGACGGCCAGCATGGTTTCGCCTTTGTGCGCGCCGAACACCTGATGCCGCTGCTGCCGGATGCCATGCCTCAGGAAGCCGACGCCCGGATTATGTATTAAGCACATAGCACCTCTCACTTTTAAGGTGTTGTGATAGCGATAAAAGATCATTATTCTGATGTTCCTTATGTTACCCATAAATTGCACAACATAGGGAACCCCCATGGACCACCTGCC
Coding sequences within:
- a CDS encoding LysE family translocator, producing MTIFDTLLAYSLAATLLTLTPGLDTALILRTASVEGKRAAFNAAMGINVGCFIWGAMVAFGLGALIAVSELAYNILKYCGAAYLCWLGISMLLRPGSGLPVSESGKTTHNWFLKGMLGNVLNPKMGVFYVSFLPQFIPHGQPLIAWTFGLVAIHVMIGMSWSTTLILATRPLASFLKREKVSRWMDRSTGTLFILFATKLALSKR
- a CDS encoding GnsA/GnsB family addiction module toxin; protein product: MKQEELTRKAEEEISALIAKKIAEIRKKTEKEVSEIEFVPRETMTGLEGYDVKIKLL
- a CDS encoding methyl-accepting chemotaxis protein, which codes for MKLNHLTIGQRLGLLAAVLLLATLFIGSRGLVINADGLTQNQHIMATEKRVTQSIDTARNAQVQFKIQVQEWKNTLLRGGQGQDSFDKYKNAFVAQSQKTQALLTELATLLPQIGLDTGLVERTRQLHSELEAHYLAALTQYDIQDPSSAQRVDKLVSGIDREPTRMIDETVAATLKQADRIRQQTHDRNMALYQQTKYLLLLAMALTLIAGLMITWWLVRSITRPLAQAVSVARRVAAGDLQTTIAVSGRDETALLMRALREMNDNLTGIVNGVRNGTETIASASKQIATGSLELSARNEAQASALEQTVASMEQLTSVVKNNTENSRIASTLTREACATAGQGGNVVEKVVDTMRDINLLASEISSIIGVIDSIAFQTNILALNAAVEAARAGNQGRGFAVVASEVRALAQRSATAAREIGELIERSVNRISDGNKLVNNAGSAMQEIVRSVERVSQLVDTISIASNEQSVGIDQVHIAMTHMDTATQQNATLSQESSAAAHAMQDQAHRLLEMVQVFKLRDSAA
- a CDS encoding bifunctional diguanylate cyclase/phosphodiesterase, with amino-acid sequence MFTGLNKNETKRLAALALLKEQDSARDAALGEFACLASEIMGVDGCFVTIFDDQHQYIKFVKNNPAIPLKMPIVDSMCQHSVKSCNAIICNDTRLDDRFRDHELSLNGHVIFYAAAPLQTKEGFVLGTLCVSHPTPLEPDAQQTENFLRIASLACTYLEAWYSLGRVDALTGLPNRQFLLKEMERIGLETAHRPSTLILFDCIDMPQAYELSRYLGLSAVEKMLRGFGPLLRLRLKLPATTPLYAFAPGRFALLIDSEYAKTLIKKAENLPDIEAKIRGDIDIRLKIFTGYVNFRPGIEDPKEILRQGISALHEAIRQHIPVLPFDRAFDEKRNSDFKLLYDLSEAIKAPDQFYLVYQPKISLHTGFTEGCEALLRWQHPVLGNISPATIVALAEKTTLMNDITHWVIRTVIAQLRRWRAAGILLPVSINVTVSDFSCPGFADMLEQQILEAGLVAQDIRIECLETEKVLESEQALCELDRLKMKGFKILLDDFGAGYSNISYLRRIPIDIIKLDRSLISQLTTDPGSRIIARHVIMMLKDLNYLVLAEGVEDKETAMLLQSYGCDEAQGYFFSRPVPPEAIPAWLTEASPLDVASLRNFL
- a CDS encoding SOS response-associated peptidase; this encodes MCGRFAQAQSREEYLAFLVEETERDIAFDPQPIGRYNVAPGTKVLLMSERDEKLYLDPVLWSYAPGWWSKAPLINARVETAATSRMFKPLWLHGRAICFADGWFEWKKEGDRKQPYFIHRANGQPIFMAAIGSTPFERGDEAEGFLIVTAAADKGLVDIHDRRPLVLTPDAAREWMRQEISGSEASDIAADGAIPAEEFIWHPVTRAVGNIRNQGTELIEPVK
- the yncL gene encoding stress response membrane protein YncL is translated as MITDKTNLTPLKIDSHQTCPKILFRQKIRLFDEAKSSVLTTLREVVLALLYYQHPRCHVKDAKMNISSRTAVLLNLLAAAALVMTLSSKYHWF